cTCATCAGGATTATAAGTAAACTATATTTGCTTTACATTCACCTGTTCACGAAGTCCCCCAAAGCAGCATCATTCATCTCATTCTCAGCTTCAGGATCTGATATTGCCAGTAAGACTTCATCATTCTTATGGGATGCATCATTAGTCCACTTATTAAGTTGTTCTTTTGATGTCGTTGGTAAGAACCGAATCACTGTCAGCTTAAGATAAGGGTGAATTGCAATCCTGTTACTGCATGTCAATGCCTCCCGATCATCAGGTCCTCCGAAAAATAGTATTGCTACTTCTTGTACTATTTCTGGTCCTGGTTTTTTGAACCCAGTGTGCCCTCTATCTACCAACATCCCCACCGAGCATGGTGCATGACGAAGGATCTTCTGGTTGCTACTCCTAACTCCCTCCTTTCCGTTCTCCAATTTTTCATCAATGCGCTGGTGTTTATGCAGATGAATGAATATGATAGACACACGCAGGTCCTCCGCGCCACTGCACACATCCTCATACATTCTTTCATACGATGCTACAACTTTTCTTTGGTGGATCATGATTTTGGTTTCTGAGACGAAGGCATCGACCACATCATTGATCTCTAGCACATCGTTTCCGCCATATTCCTCCTCGTCACTGAACTGATCTCCATCTTGTAGCTGATGGTACATCAGTTTGGTTTTACGGCGTTTCTTGGGGAGCTCTACTAGGTGCATCAAGTAAGGTGCGATGGGTGTAGTGTAAGGAGTACCACTCATTGCAGAGATCAGCCCAACTGTAGCAGATGTGTGCCGAGAAGCATAAACACAAGACAGTACTCGAAGCTCACTATCTGGGTCATGTGATTCGAGCTCAGTATATCTGTGAGCAAAGTAATTTTCCCTTGTTCTTAACATAAAAACAACCACTAGTCCTGCAATCAATGTGTCGAGTACTACTACGATAATCACTAAACTATGAAGTCTCCGGCTCCACCAGGACTGGAAAAGACAACCAGAGCAAGATTAATATACAATTAGGATGCCAATATTACGTAGTGACTACAGTTTTAAGGAAGCAAAAACTTACAATGAACCTTGGAAGTAGTTCAAGAATTATAAGTTCAGTATGGCCTTTCAAGTTCAGTATAAAAGCAAGGATGACACCCTCAGTCCTTGGAATGTTAAGGTAACGGCATGCAGCAAGTGTTCCAACTATTTTTCCTCCAGTGCTCAACAATATCATAAGGCCAATCATTATGATATTCTCAAAgttcataaaataaagcaCATCAAATTGGAATCCTACAAAGCCAAAGTAAATGGGAAGCATGAAGTTGTGAACAGAATAAGTGAGTTTGCGCAGTAATGTCCGAGCTGTTTTTCCTTCTCTAGGGAACAGTAAGCCAAGAAGGAAACAAGCAAGCGTACTTAGGAAACCATAGGCTTCGATAACCATAGCAATAGCGATAACAAGGATGAAAACAACAAGGACCTCTGTGTTTGACACATATTTTTGGTTTTGGTTCCTTTTGTTGAACCAAGTAGCTAAATACTTGTTCAAAATAACAAGTACAACTATACAGAAAAGGCAGAGAATCCCATGTCCAAACATTTTCCAGGACTTGacagaaataaatatagaatataataaaacacaAGACATTTCATTGACTAGCGACGAAGCTATTCCTAGTCTTCCAACATCTGAAGTATCAATTTTCATTTCAGCTGCCAATCGAATCACAACAGGTGAGGCTGAGTTTGCCAGGATTAGTGGGATAATCATAACCAATAACAATGTATTGTATTTGAACTTTAATAAATGGAGAATAAAGAAAGCAGAAGCTCCTCCAAAGAGAGTGCATATGATTATACCCCCATATGCAACAGTACTTGACAAACGCAGGTTTCTCTTCATGTAAGGAACATCTGTGTCCAAACCAATCAAGAACATGAAAAATACCCGAAAATTGAATGTCAGGACTTGATAGTATTCTATAGAAGAACTTTGGATGAAGAATTCCTTGAGTTGTTTAATACGGCACAACAGTGAAGGACCTAGCACCAGACCAGCCTGATAGAACAAATTAACAACATATGATTAGTGCAATTCTTAGCAAGAAATGATTTTGTACTCGACAGGAATAACCAgagtattaaaagaaaaaattggatACTTACAATGATATTTGCAATGGGTCCAGTTTGTCCTGAAGGTGCCAAGATAAGGTGAAAAATATGGGAAATTACAAGCATGCAAGCTACTTGCATGCCTGTTGTAATTAGTGGGTTAAAAGGATCTTCTTGGCATATTGCTCGTTTGGCAATTTGAGCTGCATCCATTGCccaagaaaaccaaaaaaaaacaagTGTAAGATAACACAAGAAAAAACAAGTAAAGATGGCCAAGAAGATGAAAATTGGACAACGTGAGAAGCTAAAGGAAAGGACTTGGAATCATTCAGCAGTAATATTTCAGAGAAAGTCATAGTTTAATAGGCCTTCTTTTACTGTTATAGATTAATAAGCCTTCTTTTACTGTCTTCCCTTCCTTTCAATCCTATCTCACATATCCTCTCTACTTGGAAGTTATGTGTGGTTTGGAAACATTAcctttgtatatgaaatttctTGGAGTACCTTTGTTTTCGGTAACATGTTTAAGagattacatatttttttctccctTGTCTTGTATACGTTTTGTATAAAGAATTGAAAGAGTGAACAACTAACTCCTAAGCTTTCTCCTTCTTTCTCTCATACATTATTTTCTAGTCAAAAGAATATCAGCTtgaattaatgaaattttaagtGTATGaacaaattatattaaatattgacaTTGTGGCATTATTTATTAAGCACAACATTTATATTGATTGAATTTCTTATTACCTATTGACTATTCATGATTGAATAGTAATCATTAGAAATAGaacaattaatattaagaGCCTCACTAATAGTCCTTGGATCAATTAGAGAGATAAAGGCAAGATTGTtgtctaaattttttaaattgagatTTAATACTTACACTTTTTAGTTACATCACCTATAATGAGTTCTTTTGGATGCCCTTTTAGTTTCCTTCATTCTCTAGGCGACTCTTGTTGAGCTTCCTTTGAGGAGATGTAGATGGTTCATCTAGATGAGGTTGAGATTGAGAAgactctctttttttttttatttatatcatcATTGAACTCGAGTTTTTCAAAGTCATTTACAAAATAGTCAAAAGAACCTTTCACAAAATCAAGTATACTAGACTTATCAAAAACAACATTCATAACTCCTCAATTATCCTATATTTTTGTTGAATGCCTATAGGCTTTGCTAGAGAAGAAATATGCCAAAAATATACCTTCATCCATTTTGGATGAgaatttttcaagattttttttatatttaaaatataatatttgcaTCCAAATACAATTAGATATGAAATTTTGAGCTTGTTCCATTCCATAGCTCATAagatgttttatttaaaataggtCTTTTGgaaattctatttattaaatagcATGATGGGTTGACAGATTCGGTCCAAAAGTAAGTAGGTAAAATATACTCATTGAGCATTATTCTAGCCCTCTCTACAAgagttctattttttctttctataacaCCATTTTATTGTGGTATTCAAGAGGTTGAAAAGTCATGAGAAATgtcattttcattataaaatattttcaaattccttTCCACGATCACTTCTTATTCTAGAAACACAaaaacctttttttattttgacttcTTTTTGTAAGACTTTTAAAAGTCTCAAAAGCATCATTATTATGAGCTAAGAAACTAACCAACATGAATCTAGAGTCGTCAACAAGGACACAtgcataatatttttctcctaAGCTAGCAACTCTAGTAGGGCCAAATAAATCCATGTGGAATAGTTGAAGAGGTCTAGAAGTACTTACTACATTCTTTGCTTTGAATGATGATTTAATGTTGTTTTTCCATTTGGCAAGATCCACATGTCTTGTCCTTTGTGAATTTCACCTTAGGCAATCCAATCACTAGCTCATCCTTCTTTAGGCTATGAAGGAGCTCCATGCTTGCATATCCAAGCCTTCTATGTCAAAGCCAAGAATCTTCACTAATAGACATAAGACACTCAAAGGATTCattagtaattttatgtaagttaattatatagatATTGCCAAACCTTTCTCCTTTAAGGATTTCCTTGTCATTCTCTAAGGAAATGACTTGGCAACCCTTAGAGTTAAAGGTAATATTGTTACCCTTGTCACACAATTGACTTACACTCATTAAGTTACACTTCAAACCATCAACAAGAAGAACATCATCAATTAAAGGAAAGTCTTTCTCACCAATGGATCAAACGCCTACAATTTTACCTTTggcattatttttaaaagttaccTTTTCTCCATCAATCTTCTTCAAGTGAGAGAAAAGGCTAGCATTCCCCATCATATGCCTAGAGCAACCACTACCACATGCCAGTCTTCTTCTTTCAAAGTTGACTTGAAGCATACCTACCAAAATGAaattagattttctttattttaggTATCCAAACTATTTTAGGTCCTTTGGAATTGGCCAAGAAGGTTTCTTTTAATTGGAGTTGTGCCTTCCTAATGTAGCAAAAGACATTTATGTGCCTATTCCTCACGCAATAGTGACATTTGACATTTGGATTAAATCTTCCCTTACTCAAGTATCTCTGTGCTTGAGGCTTGGGTCCTTTGTCCCTCTTAACATTGCTATGCAtacaaaaacaagttttagatGTATGATTCTTATCCTTGTTCCAATACATGTATGCATAATTAGTTCCTTTAGGCTTAGCCTTTGGAATTTGTAGAGCTTTTTCCTTCCTTTGGGAGGTGTAGCTTTTGTGTGTGTCTTGCCCTTTGTGTCAACACCTTTAATAGAAGAGGTTTATGGTATTGAGGCCttgataaatttagaaataaaaggGGAGATGAGgtagatgatgatgatgcacTATTAAAGAgtaatctatattttattaaagggGGACTTTGAGATATAATTAGAATATCCAAAGCTTCCTTTCCCTTATGAAACTTTAAGATGGAGCTTCTCAATTCTTCAACTTCCACCTTTAAGGAATCATTCTCCTTTGAGAGAGATTTTAGGGAGGTAGTCTGAGATGAGAACTCATTTAAAGATTTCCTAAGGTCCATTTGAAAGAGTTAATggagaaattttcttttaaagattatttaaatcttgctcaaattttgagcatttttctttataaatcttcatcttcaaataatatttttttacatcTTAAATTCATGACTTTAAGTAAGTCATCATTATCCAGGCAATGCAAATCATTTTCACATTCATGGTCATCACAAGAATGAGATGTGGAACATACCTCATCTGGTTCATCTTCTTGTGCCATGAAGCATAGGTTGGCCACTTccttatctttattttcactTGATGAAGTATCATCCCAAGCAGCCTTGAAggcttttctctttttcttttccttctcaagtttctttttatttttgcttttgaaGCAATCAGCCTTCATGTGCCCTTGCTTCCTACATTTGTAGCAAATGAGATCACTCATTTTCTCCTTACTTTCTTTAAAGTTTGAGTTGTTATTGGAGCTTGATAATGATTTCTTGAAAGCccatttttcttctctcaTATTCCTCATGATCTCCTTAACCCTTTTGAAGAGCATTATAAGTTCTTCATCCTCATCTTCACTTGATTCAGATCCGCTAGAGCTATcaatttcttgaattttagTGGAGCTTTTGAGAGCCaagagttttcttttttctctccttttcttgctcttCCTCCTTCCTAAGAGCCATCTCATGAGTGATAAACTTTTCAATAAGTTCATTCGCTGACACCTTCTCCAAGTCCTCATTGGCTTCTTCTAAACCATAATCCTTAAGTGGAAGAGCCTTGAGGATCTTGTTGTTGATATCAACAAGCTCATAGTGCTTGCCCAACTTTCAAAGATTGTTGATAATGGTGGGAAATAGGTTGGTCATTTTGGTGATGCTTTCATTTGGCTTCATTTTGAAGAGTTCATACTTCGTCACAAGTAGTtggattttcttatattttacttaTCTTGTACCCTCATGGTAGTTCTCCACGTTCTTCCATATCTTGTAGGCTAGTTAGAAGGTGTTGAACCCTTTCGCATTTCTCTCTTGAGAATGAGCTGAGGAGGATGATTATAACTCTTTTATTCttccaatttttctttctatgaGCATCCACCCGCTCATCTCTATCAAGAGGGATGTCTATgccatatttttatttggttggGGGTTTCCACTCCTTCCTCACATAATCCCATACATCCATCATATCATTATCCATGAAGATCTCCATCTTGTACTTCCAATGGATATAATCGAACCCATCAAGGTATAGTCCAAGGTGGTGGATACCTTCATTGGCCATCTTGATCTTTGACTCTTGCACTTAAGCTTAATGAAGAGTAtcttgctctgataccacttgttTGCCCTAATGAACCAAGAAAGGGGAGTTGAATTGTTGAATAGAGAATGatggaaaattaaaaatctggTTTGAGAAAATGTTAGAAaagtagaaagaaagagaCACCAGAAGTTATAATGGTTTGGGTATTAACAAATCCTACGTCCACTTAGGTATTCCTTATCTTATCAAACTTTAAAAAGTGGAGTTTTTCAAGCTCACTCCCAACTTGGTATTTTATGGCTCATACTAAACCTTACATTTTCTGTTTTAATGCCTAATACACAACCCTTATAAGAGTCTTCCTAGGCTGACCCTTAAACCTTACCCTAAGTGTTTAGTCTAACACTCAAACCTCACAAGAGCATTCAAGCTCTTACAACaatcaaagaatgataaattaagtgcaagaaagagagaaattgAATGCACAATAGTATGAACTTTTGAAGGTTGTTG
The nucleotide sequence above comes from Ricinus communis isolate WT05 ecotype wild-type chromosome 6, ASM1957865v1, whole genome shotgun sequence. Encoded proteins:
- the LOC8271837 gene encoding cation/H(+) antiporter 2 isoform X2, translated to MDAAQIAKRAICQEDPFNPLITTGMQVACMLVISHIFHLILAPSGQTGPIANIIAGLVLGPSLLCRIKQLKEFFIQSSSIEYYQVLTFNFRVFFMFLIGLDTDVPYMKRNLRLSSTVAYGGIIICTLFGGASAFFILHLLKFKYNTLLLVMIIPLILANSASPVVIRLAAEMKIDTSDVGRLGIASSLVNEMSCVLLYSIFISVKSWKMFGHGILCLFCIVVLVILNKYLATWFNKRNQNQKYVSNTEVLVVFILVIAIAMVIEAYGFLSTLACFLLGLLFPREGKTARTLLRKLTYSVHNFMLPIYFGFVGFQFDVLYFMNFENIIMIGLMILLSTGGKIVGTLAACRYLNIPRTEGVILAFILNLKGHTELIILELLPRFISWWSRRLHSLVIIVVVLDTLIAGLVVVFMLRTRENYFAHRYTELESHDPDSELRVLSCVYASRHTSATVGLISAMSGTPYTTPIAPYLMHLVELPKKRRKTKLMYHQLQDGDQFSDEEEYGGNDVLEINDVVDAFVSETKIMIHQRKVVASYERMYEDVCSGAEDLRVSIIFIHLHKHQRIDEKLENGKEGVRSSNQKILRHAPCSVGMLVDRGHTGFKKPGPEIVQEVAILFFGGPDDREALTCSNRIAIHPYLKLTVIRFLPTTSKEQLNKWTNDASHKNDEVLLAISDPEAENEMNDAALGDFVNSFLDQACEIWQSCLYRKVCKYWGSNSSSFKRSGRQVLINHSREG
- the LOC8271837 gene encoding cation/H(+) antiporter 1 isoform X1; amino-acid sequence: MDAAQIAKRAICQEDPFNPLITTGMQVACMLVISHIFHLILAPSGQTGPIANIIAGLVLGPSLLCRIKQLKEFFIQSSSIEYYQVLTFNFRVFFMFLIGLDTDVPYMKRNLRLSSTVAYGGIIICTLFGGASAFFILHLLKFKYNTLLLVMIIPLILANSASPVVIRLAAEMKIDTSDVGRLGIASSLVNEMSCVLLYSIFISVKSWKMFGHGILCLFCIVVLVILNKYLATWFNKRNQNQKYVSNTEVLVVFILVIAIAMVIEAYGFLSTLACFLLGLLFPREGKTARTLLRKLTYSVHNFMLPIYFGFVGFQFDVLYFMNFENIIMIGLMILLSTGGKIVGTLAACRYLNIPRTEGVILAFILNLKGHTELIILELLPRFISWWSRRLHSLVIIVVVLDTLIAGLVVVFMLRTRENYFAHRYTELESHDPDSELRVLSCVYASRHTSATVGLISAMSGTPYTTPIAPYLMHLVELPKKRRKTKLMYHQLQDGDQFSDEEEYGGNDVLEINDVVDAFVSETKIMIHQRKVVASYERMYEDVCSGAEDLRVSIIFIHLHKHQRIDEKLENGKEGVRSSNQKILRHAPCSVGMLVDRGHTGFKKPGPEIVQEVAILFFGGPDDREALTCSNRIAIHPYLKLTVIRFLPTTSKEQLNKWTNDASHKNDEVLLAISDPEAENEMNDAALGDFVNRHVKSGKVAYTEKYVSTGDQTVAALREVGDKYSLIIVGKGRREHSPLLSGLSDWEECPELGKVGDLLASTEMNIRGSVLVIQQHSSYSSKEVVDEEL